The following proteins come from a genomic window of Oncorhynchus gorbuscha isolate QuinsamMale2020 ecotype Even-year unplaced genomic scaffold, OgorEven_v1.0 Un_scaffold_10:::fragment_4:::debris, whole genome shotgun sequence:
- the LOC124016878 gene encoding uncharacterized protein LOC124016878 isoform X3 produces the protein MASHTLFCCSLLLLFLYTASTFPTIDTIRDLRGIWYGNIFPRHGLHLLYWFVDQSEIDKSHDIIQTHFDPARGDYGFGYFNNNDSFLPALTDPKRQAYYAVGDISKAKSWALPEYITQNYYNSLKSGNRNRDRMIVRVARANGPNQFRLDEVFVTQMYPLNDNQVNSFDPNHTNSIGFDLLREIQTLQMVRGRNNTLAGLEAFLTQSGYQTCPTPEFQVCSAKSVRFQRLQMVEMKTEDDCHPLRLDVKPAENGYLKMSWSNLPKSIMDRYMVVGLFKDDGSTTKLAESSVGNDTSGTSDVSVALNPGVQVRLLKGKSLWDMNDREVWRGAEFDDADGLIPIVVKGYDASLQLYTKNGYACARLFVKMSFADWKEVFNYSWVGFYSANSVNNNEYRTFQWAGTFTKEISSEEIPEYDVYVYESSMAISPGAQARFMLSKYNEVARTVAWESQP, from the coding sequence ATGGCATCGCACACCTTATTCTGCTGTTCCCTCCTGCTCCTCTTTCTGTACACTGCCTCTACATTTCCGACCATTGATACAATCAGGGATCTGAGAGGTATATGGTACGGCAACATCTTCCCACGACATGGTCTCCATCTGCTTTACTGGTTTGTTGACCAATCAGAGATTGACAAAAGCCACGACATCATCCAAACCCATTTCGATCCAGCCAGAGGTGACTATGGCTTTGGTTACTTCAATAATAACGACAGTTTCCTCCCAGCTCTGACCGATCCAAAGAGGCAAGCTTACTATGCAGTGGGGGATATCAGTAAGGCTAAATCTTGGGCCTTGCCTGAGTATATCACTCAAAACTACTACAACTCACTGAAGTCGGGGAACAGAAACAGGGATCGGATGATTGTCAGGGTTGCCCGGGCCAATGGGCCAAATCAGTTCAGGTTGGACGAGGTCTTTGTCACTCAAATGTATCCTCTCAATGACAACCAAGTGAATTCCTTTGATCCAAATCACACGAATAGTATTGGCTTCGACCTCTTACGAGAAATTCAGACGTTACAGATGGTCAGAGGAAGGAACAACACATTGGCCGGTCTGGAGGCATTTCTGACGCAATCAGGATATCAAACGTGCCCGACACCTGAATTTCAAGTCTGTTCTGCAAAGTCGGTCCGATTCCAAAGGCTTCAGATGGTGGAAATGAAGACTGAGGACGATTGTCACCCGCTGAGGCTTGACGTCAAACCAGCTGAGAACGGCTACCTGAAAATGAGTTGGAGCAACCTACCGAAGTCCATCATGGACCGTTACATGGTGGTGGGGCTTTTCAAGGACGATGGCAGTACGACCAAACTAGCTGAGTCCTCCGTCGGCAACGACACATCTGGAACCTCAGACGTTTCCGTGGCCCTGAACCCCGGTGTTCAGGTCAGGCTACTTAAAGGGAAATCTCTCTGGGACATGAACGACAGGGAAGTCTGGAGAGGTGCAGAATTTGACGATGCGGACGGTTTGATTCCCATTGTCGTGAAAGGCTACGATGCCAGTCTGCAGCTCTACACTAAAAATGGCTACGCCTGCGCTCGCCTGTTCGTGAAGATGTCCTTCGCTGACTGGAAGGAGGTGTTTAATTACTCGTGGGTAGGGTTCTACTCGGCAAACAGCGTCAACAACAACGAGTACCGAACCTTCCAGTGGGCAGGGACTTTCACTAAAGAGATTTCCTCAGAGGAGATACCTGAGTATGATGTCTATGTTTATGAGTCCAGTATGGCCATTTCTCCAGGTGCCCAGGCCAGATTCATGCTGTCGAAATACAACGAAGTAGCACGTACTGTGGCCTGGGAAAGTCAACCCTAA
- the LOC124016878 gene encoding uncharacterized protein LOC124016878 isoform X1 codes for MIYRCRTGSGKRLIMASHTLFCCSLLLLFLYTASTFPTIDTIRDLRGIWYGNIFPRHGLHLLYWFVDQSEIDKSHDIIQTHFDPARGDYGFGYFNNNDSFLPALTDPKRQAYYAVGDISKAKSWALPEYITQNYYNSLKSGNRNRDRMIVRVARANGPNQFRLDEVFVTQMYPLNDNQVNSFDPNHTNSIGFDLLREIQTLQMVRGRNNTLAGLEAFLTQSGYQTCPTPEFQVCSAKSVRFQRLQMVEMKTEDDCHPLRLDVKPAENGYLKMSWSNLPKSIMDRYMVVGLFKDDGSTTKLAESSVGNDTSGTSDVSVALNPGVQVRLLKGKSLWDMNDREVWRGAEFDDADGLIPIVVKGYDASLQLYTKNGYACARLFVKMSFADWKEVFNYSWVGFYSANSVNNNEYRTFQWAGTFTKEISSEEIPEYDVYVYESSMAISPGAQARFMLSKYNEVARTVAWESQP; via the exons ATGATATACAGATGCCGCACTGGATCGGGAAAGAG gttGATCATGGCATCGCACACCTTATTCTGCTGTTCCCTCCTGCTCCTCTTTCTGTACACTGCCTCTACATTTCCGACCATTGATACAATCAGGGATCTGAGAGGTATATGGTACGGCAACATCTTCCCACGACATGGTCTCCATCTGCTTTACTGGTTTGTTGACCAATCAGAGATTGACAAAAGCCACGACATCATCCAAACCCATTTCGATCCAGCCAGAGGTGACTATGGCTTTGGTTACTTCAATAATAACGACAGTTTCCTCCCAGCTCTGACCGATCCAAAGAGGCAAGCTTACTATGCAGTGGGGGATATCAGTAAGGCTAAATCTTGGGCCTTGCCTGAGTATATCACTCAAAACTACTACAACTCACTGAAGTCGGGGAACAGAAACAGGGATCGGATGATTGTCAGGGTTGCCCGGGCCAATGGGCCAAATCAGTTCAGGTTGGACGAGGTCTTTGTCACTCAAATGTATCCTCTCAATGACAACCAAGTGAATTCCTTTGATCCAAATCACACGAATAGTATTGGCTTCGACCTCTTACGAGAAATTCAGACGTTACAGATGGTCAGAGGAAGGAACAACACATTGGCCGGTCTGGAGGCATTTCTGACGCAATCAGGATATCAAACGTGCCCGACACCTGAATTTCAAGTCTGTTCTGCAAAGTCGGTCCGATTCCAAAGGCTTCAGATGGTGGAAATGAAGACTGAGGACGATTGTCACCCGCTGAGGCTTGACGTCAAACCAGCTGAGAACGGCTACCTGAAAATGAGTTGGAGCAACCTACCGAAGTCCATCATGGACCGTTACATGGTGGTGGGGCTTTTCAAGGACGATGGCAGTACGACCAAACTAGCTGAGTCCTCCGTCGGCAACGACACATCTGGAACCTCAGACGTTTCCGTGGCCCTGAACCCCGGTGTTCAGGTCAGGCTACTTAAAGGGAAATCTCTCTGGGACATGAACGACAGGGAAGTCTGGAGAGGTGCAGAATTTGACGATGCGGACGGTTTGATTCCCATTGTCGTGAAAGGCTACGATGCCAGTCTGCAGCTCTACACTAAAAATGGCTACGCCTGCGCTCGCCTGTTCGTGAAGATGTCCTTCGCTGACTGGAAGGAGGTGTTTAATTACTCGTGGGTAGGGTTCTACTCGGCAAACAGCGTCAACAACAACGAGTACCGAACCTTCCAGTGGGCAGGGACTTTCACTAAAGAGATTTCCTCAGAGGAGATACCTGAGTATGATGTCTATGTTTATGAGTCCAGTATGGCCATTTCTCCAGGTGCCCAGGCCAGATTCATGCTGTCGAAATACAACGAAGTAGCACGTACTGTGGCCTGGGAAAGTCAACCCTAA